CGTTGTGTGACACATGTCTTCTGTTTGGGCTCCCTGTGCAAGTACCCCACTTCTCCCTTTCACTACTTGTGTTAGTGTTCCACACTGTCAACATCAAAGCAGGAATAGAAACTGCGTCTGACACAGATTGTGGTGTAAAATCAAACTGCCCCTTCCgcaacttcttcttctgcttctttattcagtttattggcgggtggaAACCAACATTCTTCTTCAAACTCGAgccaaatcttttttttaaccctaaccctaacccccttcTTCTGTTGCACATTATGgtatttattttaatagctcAAAACCTTTCTTTAAATGGAACAAATAaagtcaaactgtgtttttactgctttGAAATAACTCGTGACTTTGATGTTATGGTCTGAAAGCTGATGTCTGCCACTTTTTCCGAGAACCACAAAGTTGGCCACAGTGTGTTGGCTGTAAGTGGCAGTCCATCTGCTGTTCATGCTAATATTTAGGAAGCAAGGGGCTGATAGGAAatgtcttaaagggatagttcacagaaaaatggaaattcaatCACTGTCTACTCAcaactatgccgatggaggggtgggtagggttgcaaaggggcggagaatttccggtaaatttccggaaactttccatgggaagttaagctcgggaattttgggaattttgaaaaaaaaatgttaccgcaaattaaacgctgagcaataaaaacgtcattcaaaactctattttaaagatgtatggaatgcagcacacgctgcacgttgaatttcaaccctgcactgtgcatttctccatcacatgcacagataattcccagcatcctgcacactacagcagggctattgaggccacactactgcattagcccaaggactagtcagggaagttttgatgatattactggggaaaatatataagcatgctgattgaggattgttcatctgttcatctagcctatttctattcatttatccatcaattgtaaaatatttttaaagacgattccaattgtttagctaactatttatatctctggcattgcattagtgttttttacaagcttttttctcatcttattctacagaacaatgccacgtgcactatctcatgtgtggagacatttcaccccagccaatgtagaaggaaaggctgtgtacatttgcaaatactgtgcaaagacctatgttaagaatgccacaaagatgcagaagcatatagtcaagtgcccaaagtttcctcagggctcaaatcagcttatgacaaaacaaaatgtttatatttatgtctgtatatgacaaggtaaatacagttagtataaattacccacaaaatgtCCAGTTAATTCCcgtttattcccgttaattcccatggaaagtttccaactttgaatattcccggaattttgcaaccctaggggtgggtgaagtgtttcagtccacaaaacacatccGGAGTTTTTagtggtaaacagtgttgcagccaaatccaatacaattgaagtaaattgtGACCACTACTtgaaacgtaaaaaaaaacatcagaaaaaacataaaatgtctctaaactgctcgtgtggtgtcatccaactATAAGTGCCGACGTTCAAATTCGacgtttttagcctaaaagtccttggatgacaccacaggagcagcatggaggaaggttatgttgttgtttgtttacgtctgaagaaggattcacaagttacttcaattgtgttggatttggctgcaacactgtttacccctgaaaagTGGTGTCTGGACTCTTCACCCAcacctccatcagcatagtggtgagtagagaatgagtggattttcatttttggtgaactatccttttTATACAATCATATTTTGGAGGGTTATGGGTTATggttaggaggaggaggagttatCGCGGGACAGAGGGCGGGATTCTCGCGGGTCCAGCAGTCAGAGCGGCAGTCGGTGAGGCGGTGCTCCTGGCTCCTGTGGCCGCGGGACCTGTCTGTCCGGCTCAGCATGTCGCTCTTCTCTCTGCGGGGACTTCTACCCAAACACCGGAGACAGCGGGGTCCCCAGCGGTCTGACTGAAAGGACACGGTTGAAGAGTGGAAGACACGAAGCGGGGGGGGAACATGACTGTCTGGGTTCGGTccccgccgccgctgctgctgctgctgctgcttcttcttctgccctCGATGCGCGAAGTTCGAGCTCAAGTGGAAAGTGAGTTGCTAAAGCTAACGATTTTTATACGcttacacttttctttttatctcaACACATGGTCACTGTGTGAAGAAAGGAAGGGAAGTGGTTCCTTTGACATTCCTAGATAATGTGTTCTGCCTGTCACTGAAGTGTCATTGGCCTTATTGTTGTGTAGCTAGCGAAATATCATATTCTACTTTAAGCTAGCtagctgtgtctgtgttgaatatatatatgtcgGTATGTTTCTCTAACtatgtatgtatacatatgTATTTAGGCGTAGCTTTATGTATGTCAACAATCCTATATTCcctacggtggccgagagagctcaacgcactcCACATGCGTTTAACAGCTGCATCAGTCTGACAACAGAGGTAGTATTCATAAAATATTGCGGTTTATGTGGTGAGAGTCAAAAAGCAAAGTTCGTCTAGCACCATGAGTTTTTGAATCACGTGAAGgtaaacaaacagtgtgtgtagtAAGGAAACTGGGACAGTGACAGGGCCGACGTGCCCGGGATATCTGAGATCCAGATTAATAAAGGTACTAAAGAGAACTGAGAACCTGCCCCAGTCACCTGAGGTGATAAATACTCCACCATCTCTGCTGCAGTTGGAGAACAAGACATAAGTAACCACGGATCTAtgctgttgttgaagttgtttaGATTAATATTAAGTAGTCGGTGTTTTCACTCCACATGTTCTTGTTGTCAGAATGTAGAAGCCTCTGAAACAGCACAGAGAACATCATGCGGACACTCCACTCTGAAACTGAGACTAAAGAAATCATTTTAGTGTTTAGAAGCTCTTAAAGACACCGACACAACCATTCAAAGAGTAAGATTTAGCTGCTTTTCTGTTGTCATGGTCACAGAGGAGCTCCCATCTCACCATCACTGAGTGGTTGATATCTAATCAATATTCTGCCGGTGTTTATCTATAATTGCCTCAAAAGTGACACAGGTATACAATACAAAGATATTCTCCACTCATTAAGGTGGGAGACAAACCGAGTCTGGCCAGCAAACAGAAAAGTGTATGGATCAGGCAACAAATCTCCTGCATGCGCTTCAGTGCTTTAGCTCTAACACTTGACATCCTCGCTCTTTGTACGAGAGACAAACGCACGTCTCAAAAACATCATTCAAAAAGAGCATGCACATGATCAAAGTTGGTTTGTTACAGGTTACAGTGgcaaatgtgataaaatggtCGCAGGTATTTTAAAATGGCCGTAAGTCATGTTGTGCAAGTTATGCGCTGTACACATGGCTACTAAAGACGACAACCACCGAAATAAATCCGAGCGATCAGCTGAAGATAAACAGCGGTGAAAGTTCAGTCTTACAGTGTCGACTGGAGCTGTAGAATAGGCCCCTGATAGGGTTGAGGGGCCAAATGATAAATATGCTACATATGGGAAAATATCCCGTGTTTATTTATTAGTCAAGCTTTCCAGACAGATAAACTGTAGTTTACTTGGGGCGGTCATGGTGTTACACAACCGATCAAATGTCACTGCTTATGCACACATTCCACCGATGGACAGTTAGTGGTCATGCAAGGGTTAATGCATCTGTAGTTAATTAATCATCACTGTTTGATTTGACATAGAAAAGAACACGAGGAAAAACAAAGTATAGGCAGAAGGTCAGTGGAAGATTGGCTTCAATGTTGTTGGCCAGGGCGAAGATCATGAGATAACAGCTGATGGTTTTAGTATAAAAGAATCTGACTGACAGATCATCTCACTGAAGGTTTCAATCGTTGttctaatttaaataaaatgtcaaggAGAATAAAACTAACTGGAAGCATCTTTAATGAAAAGTTGACATGTTGGTTAAAGGTCAGTCAGTTTGAATAGAGATATTTAAGACAACAAACTACTGATGATCTGATAAACTGACTTGTCTGAAAGATTTTCTAGCCCCGACCtattttacaataatattttGTTGTATAGGTttagtttattgtttattagagAAAATAGTTCATTTATTGTGTCTGGTTACAAATACACATGGACAAATTTGCGTGtcatttattctgtttaatTAACAAGCATTGCACAGAGTATGTCGAGCGGAGGGTACATGATGATGGTGTAGATGAGTGGTTGAAATGCCACATGCTGCAATCAAGCTGCTGAACTAAATGAGaacttttccccccctctctgccACAGACCGTGTGATTTTCCTGCCGGGAACATTCCAGAACGTGAGCGTCTCCCAGAATGAGACGGTGCAGGCCGTGGTATCCCGGATCTCCCCCGAGGCCGCGTTCATCACTCTGCAGTTTCACACGCAGCACCGCAACGTCACCCTCTCCTACACCAGGGTGAGAAACTATAACTGCCACAGCATTAAACTGATCATTTTCTCACCTTACTCTTTCTCAAAACTGTCCCTTTAAGCTCACTATAAAATCTAAACTCTCCCTAACATGAATACTATAGCTGTATTTAAACAAAGACATAACAAGGTTCAAATGATATTTCAGTACATGTTTTATACAGGCACATTTCCTACTTCCTACTTTCCTTCATGAATATATTTGGTATAATCCATGACAAATTTCACATTTAGTCTGGTTATATATTTGCAGAAATCACCGGAGTAAATATATCACTAACGAAGTTAAGGTACTTTGGAGTATTGGACACGTTTCTCCTCGGATTAGGTAAATGTTTGTTGGTCTGGCAGGGCTGATGTATTGCCACAGAGAACTGAATGGTTTACAGATAAAGTTCTGCTGAACTGCGATGAGACTGATGATATCAACAGCCGAGCTGTCTCCGTTTCCTTCGCGTCTGTGTATCTGCTGCCAAAGCTCTCGAAGCGCACACATGCTCGGCATCGGCTGCACCGAGTACGacatttcaaaaatgaaaagcttCTGAACATGTGGGGTAGAGGCAGTAAAGTCGGCTTGTGGATGTTGAAAGGTCGTGATGTATAGTTTTTCAGTTAAATCGGAAAAGAAACTATGAAATTGAAAGTACATTGTGTGTGGACATGGACTTACTTCTGTTTAATGAATGAGGCTTTGTGAGTAAGGTCGTCTGACCCACTGGGAGCAGTGGCAGTCAGCTGATCTACAGTCTACTGGTCATGAGCAGCGACCCTGAGGGGGAAAAACCTCTGGCTTCGGTTTGGGTCGGCGCAGCCCAGAATGGCACATCGCctaattcagtttattttcccCTTGTGATGGAAAAAGcagcaaagaagagaaaagaaaacaaattcatgTGATTGAAGACTTTTCTCTGTGGTAGAAAATGTCcctgcctgaaaaaaaaaaaagaccctgTTGATGCAAATGAGTCTCAGTTTCAGACCTGGAGCAGATCACTATCACCAAAACACATCCAAATCTAAAAAGGAAATTCAGAAAGGTAGAAaggaagtgttgttttttttaaacatgcacacaaagcactgcagtttcctttatcttctttattttctttgactaatttcctcttttatttttcatcactcTCTCAAAGCGGTGAACCACAAGTCCTTTTCAtatgtttgttatttattttatcagccATCGTGGTTATAGCTGTCTGCGCTGACTTTACATTTCCTCTTCTGCTTTTTTCTACAAACCAGACAGTGTTGTTTCAATACaaccattttatttttgtgcacCATGGGATTTTACTGTACCAGATAAACAACAGTGTGTGAAGAATGTAAACCAGAAAGCTATGACTAGTGGTGTTGAATCGCTGTTGTACCTGTTTCCTGTCGGTGACTAATGTGTCATCCAAGCTGTGAACCACCGTTACACATGTGTGATTTGTGAGAGTGTGAAGTTGCTGTAGCTCGGTGGCGTATTGGATGAATTCAGTAGAGACCACAGCGAGTGGAGTGTCACTGCTCACAGAATAAGACTAGTGGAATGCAACAGAGTTATTGTATGAAGACTGAGAGTCATAGTTATAGGGCGACTAGAAATGTCCCCTGAGAATGATTTCCTGCCGTCTGCTGTTACCTGATCTTAGTGGAATGTCGACGTGTTTATAAACCCAGTCGTATCAAAAGGGCAGCGCACACGATGGATTCTAAAGTCCTGTACAAAtgtggcagctgctgcttgGTGTTCACATCAATTAAAGATGttagaaaacatgtttaatgacGTATTTGGTAATGAATATAAGCTCATAGTTATTGAATCTAAACTTGTGTTTAAACCCTTGTCATCTACCTCCAACATTTCCTCCACcagataataatgataatacattttataagtatgttgtttttatgctcAAAGATACAATAcaggaatacaaaaaaaaatagaaagcaAATAAAGGTGAATAActattaatataaaatacatcatAATCTCACATTGAAATATACGTTACATGTGGTAATTTAATATGAACGTGCATGGGACAGACCACAACATTTGCACACAGGACTGTGCCAGATTAGGGAAGTATCTGCAGTATTTAGAGAAGTATTAACTTGGAAaccaaaatacacaataaagtaTTGATATCAAAACAGATGCTCTATTGTAGCAAGTGAGGAAGTAGActagattaaaaacaaatctgcctcTGTAATGTCAACCCACTTGGTCCTCATTAGGCTCTGTTGACCTAGTGGTGATGTAGCATCTGTCAGACTTTATTTTCCTCTGGTAACACACATCCTATTTGAGTTAGCCAACTAGTTCACGTGGACTGGGACTTTAGCAGTTCAGGATGTGGTGGACTGATTGACACACTTCAGTGATTGACTCATTGTTCTGTCACAGACACGAGCAAGAACATGTTTGGTTAAATACCAGGCATGAATGAAGTTTGTCTTTCAACTCTTTCATGCGAAGAAAACTCCATTTCTCCATTGTCATATCATCAAATTTCGATGAAAAGAAAGTTTTGGTTCATCTCAAACGTATACAACCTCCCCACTTTGTGTGGAGCTCTCAGCCCCAAGCTCGCTGGTCCTTAAAGAACAACCCACACAGtctattatattacatttcatttagcagaTCCTTTTATCCAAAGGagcttacaataagtgcattcgaccatgagggtacaaacccagaacaacaagaatgtCTACGGTTCATGATAGTGGAGGGACATGAAAGCTGGTGCGATAATGTGGCTCATGAACAACTGTTTCAAAGTAGAGCTGATGTATCAGGGTTTGcatatattgattattattttgttagTTTGAACAGTTCATTGTTGGCTTTGTTATTTTTATGGGATTTGATGACAATAACAACTCTTTTAAAGTTGAGCCTTGGCTGAACCTTTGGCTCTGAAATTGTCAGCTGTGCTGCCAATGAAAAGAGTGAATTTACTTTCATTGCATGGGTTGTTTAGTAACTAATAGAATTTGTTATAAGGAGATTGAAGATTGATTATTAAAAGTAGTTTCTATTGACAGACTCAGGtcacagtacaaacacacaagcattttgTTGACCCTTCGGTCGCCTCAGTTTAACCGGCTTTTTCCTTCATGTAAGCCGTTCAGAAATATCTCTGTCTCCAGAGGGTCGACTACAATGTATGATAATCCTCAGCAGGTGACGTGCTCTGCGGGTCAGTAACCCAGTAATCCACGGAACAAAGAGCAGAGTGTGCTGGGATGGTggagaaaatattgttttcagtCACATCTGTGTGATCTGAAGAGATTCTTTACTTTTTCCTCAAGCACTGGATCTGGTGAAAACGTGACTCTGCCTAGTTGTTTAGTTAAAGACCTACAGTAATACAAGCATTCATATCAGCATCAGTTGTTCTATAAACACGATAAACATTAAACCTGCTGAACATCAGCACATGAGCTTTGTCATTATGAGCATGTTGCCATGTAAACCTGTGAGCTCAAAGCACAGCTGTGCAgtatttctttcttgttttcttaCTGTTTTTAAGTGATTGTAGTCACTGTAATGGTTTTGTATATTATTTGTGCATCTGCTGACAaactgatatgtgtgtgtggtcttcaGTTGCCAGGCCTGGGTCTCTCTGTGACTGCTGTGGATTCTGGGCTCCTGTCGACTCTCCAGCCAGGCGTGACGTCCCTCTCACTGTTCCTGTCCACTCTTGACAGCGACACTGTGGCGGGCACTGGGGTCATCCTCCCCTTCTCCGGTGCCGGTATGTTTTGAAACCCGTCTCTGGATGTTAATGTGAGGCCATTCTCCCGCTCTAATTGCATAACAGGGAAGTTGCATGCTGTTCATGAAAGCTGTTTCTGCAACAGTTTGGGTGAGGTGGgggttattcagctgcaacatgcaacttcaccactagatgtctctaaattctacacactgaacctttaagtcccagtatgaccttattcaggttaatgtaatcagaaaatgctgtttacatggcagcgTATTATTCCCATTATGGTCTTAATCGGGTTCGTCTTGGAATGTTGGTGTCCTTATAAATGTAAACACTTAACTACCGGAAATATCCTCTCTAaaaaacagtacttgccagtggcaTTTCAGTCCAACCGCTGGTTTGGAGCATTGAAGATTAAGTTATTTCCTGGataagaaaattgcagttttatcttggtgaaactaatatactttaaagatcTGATACCAGATAGTTTTCAGTACATAGATTCACAGACGCCTGACCTGCATTTTCCAGTATCAGAGGCATTTCCGATGCTGGTATCTGGATTGGACATCTCTATAAGCACAAGCCCTAAATTGTGCATGGCTGCTCACATGTCTTAAACAATCAGGATGCTGCTCAGCCTtccgtgttttgtttttgtcttgtccTTACATGCCTCATGAAATCTTTACTGATCAACATGTCCGCTCCCCCTGCTTTAGACCCGGTCCCTGGAGCTTGTAACATCGAGTTCAACCTGGACATGGACCCAAATGTCTACGTTCACTACAACCTCTACGAGACCACGATCCGCTTTGCACCTGCAAACTTAGGATATGAGAGGTAACGCTCCACTTCCTGTGCAGCCTGTTCAGCTGGGGGCAACAAAACCTCTGCACCCACACATCACATCAGACCGAACCTGTTGTTAAACCGTCGTGCTGTTCATTTGAGGCGAGAGCGCTCTGTCCCTCATTCACATCCTCGCCGCCTCCGCCTCCACCTCCGCCTCCTCTACTGTGGCCAGATACACTCGCTTTGTTTTTGCATTAACACCTTTGTCTTCGGGCCAAGTAACCAGAGGACCCCTCTACTTGTtcagtcatttcctgtttttcagtACCTGCCAGTGTGAAGCTGTACAGACTCATCtagttttatttgaattgcCCCTCTCAGCTCTTCAGCGCAGTGTCTTTAGAGGTTATGTCTTTGTGGCTGCTGGGTGGGTTATCAGCTGTCCAAACAGTGGGACACTTATTTTTGTGGACTTTTTTAGAAATTCCAAACAGCAATGCGTGCAATGTGGCCGATTTAGTTTTCAGCTCATAACTAAAAGCTGCGTGGAAAAATACTAGAGTCTTTGTTAACTGTCTTCGATTGCCGCTCACTTCACTTTGCACGCAGAGTGTGAAAGTCTACTTGTTTGACATGGCTCACTGCATTAATGTTTTAGTATCAGGTGATGAGTCCTGATTTTTCACACTGAAactccacatacacacaatgtgGAGCCATAGCGATATATTTATTAAACACGCGTCAAACACGGAGCAGCTGACTGAGCTGTACACAGTTAATTCCTGCAGTTTCAGTGTCATAACATCCACCGGCCTCATAAAGTCTGTGGCTGTGACCAAATCACTGCAGCTAATTCTGCTCTCTGAGCTGACAGACATTTTACACTCATTACTTCTGATTTGGTCGCACTTAATACAAACATTGCCCCCACATATAACTGTCCCAACTGTATAGCATTGACTGTTTATGCGTCAAAGTTTATTACTCTTGTGTGATTCAGGAGTCTTGCAGTTGTTTGTGACTTCATACTACACGACTGAATTGTTTCAGGGGGTCAGGCACTACACGATCTTTCAACAGGAGAAACCCCCGACTAATATATCTGCTCTCCAAACTATGTATCATTATAAAAACACCCAGGAGAGGAGACACGGTGAGTCTGACTAATCCAGAGAATGACACATCAGGCTGGAAGAGGTCAAACGCTTCAGAGGAACGTCACATGAGAGTTTGTGACGTCCACAAACTCAGAGCAAGTTTCCACTTCTCTGCCTCTAGATACGtacataggtgtgtgtgtgtggtgtattgGTGCACTGGGACTGTCGAGTGCAGGATTCACATATGCGGCAACAAACCACCACATTACAGAAAATGACATCGCATACGAACCAAATGATGTTACGGTTTGGTTTTGGTGTCCTCCCActcgtcctctctctcgctcttcctctcctctgctggttctcaggctctctctctctctctctctctctctctctctctctctctctccctcttccatTAGATGACATTCAAACACACTTATCTCATTAGGGTTTAACAGAGACTCTTGTTTACCAAAGCTGGTCAGTCTCTGGCCTGCGGTGAACTCCATTGTCAACTCACAGGAGTTTAAAACCCCTCCCTGTTCACCGGGTTGCGTCCACACGAGCGGGACAGTGAAGCCTCTCACTCCCCGCAACCCACACGACAAAAGAGCCTGACGTtaaaattgatttgatttgtccTGACTGTGTCCGCTCTCTGTCAGAGGTGACACTCCTCCACCCTGCGACGAATCGACAGAACCCACCACGCGCTGGCGGCTGCACTATGACATCTACCAGTACTTCCTGCCCGAGAATGACCTGTTAGAGAGCAGCCTGTTCAGTGGCATTCAGGCAATGGCTGACACCCAGGGCATGATGGAGAACGGCAAATGGGTAAGCACCATAAACAGAATGGTTAGGGTGTTTACAGCTCTGCTTTAATGATTAAAAGAGCTGATGCTTCACTGCGCCGTCTCCCTGCAGGTCCTGACGTTGTTATCTACAGATATGAGCATGGCAGTGTTCAACTCCATCCCCGGCCAGGGCGTCATCTACTCGGTCGTCGTCAGAGACCCTCTGTTGAACACCTCGGCCTCCTACGTCCCCGTCCACACCTACGCCTGCAGCTTCGCTTCCACCCTGGACGGCTGTGAAACTCTGGGTAAGTTCCTGTGTGCTTCACTCAGCAATAAATCAAGTTTGTAAAAACCCTGTAAAAAGTAAACGAATTACTcgataataaaaacacaaaatatttaagAATACAAAATCTTGTGATATtgcaaactgtgtgttttactcGTCTGTTTAATTAACAAATTCTGTCATTAATGGCGGGAAGCCTGTTCCAGATGTAAGCTGACAGTAGGTTGGGATGTAGGTTTTAATACAgttattgatttacatttattttcaggaaAAATATCCACTAAAGTGTTTTTCACCATCACGGGCTTGGCGGGCCTGTTTGTCTGCTTCTTTGGGCATCGGTTCTTCAAATGCGGTGAGAAATCTGATGATCCTCATGTgactattattatcatgatatcattatgtatgttttattattagCTTGTCTGTGGTGGGTTTTTTCTAAAGCCGTTTCCAatcatgaatatgaatatgtgcggaaaaattgggtctggacgCAGGGGAAGATTGCAGGGGAAGACGCGTTCATAAGAAgaacaaatcacattttagtttgaagctCATTGACACCGGCGTCAGCCCTTATCG
The sequence above is a segment of the Hippoglossus stenolepis isolate QCI-W04-F060 chromosome 22, HSTE1.2, whole genome shotgun sequence genome. Coding sequences within it:
- the tm7sf3 gene encoding transmembrane 7 superfamily member 3 isoform X1 — encoded protein: MTVWVRSPPPLLLLLLLLLLPSMREVRAQVENRVIFLPGTFQNVSVSQNETVQAVVSRISPEAAFITLQFHTQHRNVTLSYTRLPGLGLSVTAVDSGLLSTLQPGVTSLSLFLSTLDSDTVAGTGVILPFSGADPVPGACNIEFNLDMDPNVYVHYNLYETTIRFAPANLGYERGDTPPPCDESTEPTTRWRLHYDIYQYFLPENDLLESSLFSGIQAMADTQGMMENGKWVLTLLSTDMSMAVFNSIPGQGVIYSVVVRDPLLNTSASYVPVHTYACSFASTLDGCETLGKISTKVFFTITGLAGLFVCFFGHRFFKCELFCMGFSFAAFFFFVLITRTTDLTYDLRLALSAVIGVVGGVLLVMSWWRFGSVMVCVVVVGLMLGFLIASTVLFTPLGDIEVFRNSDVVFWVTFCCFMIIVPLFFVRWPREGNIITCGVVGGYAVILAVNAYIYTSLSYITLNILKRLHNNIFSAVFTDVPFQTIDYIMITVWVVLGVSGIVLQLYRERSRPFFPPSPYLMWLQERERRRTNVLDPSHHFAPLPNRLLARARQLTRRMEPAGEHTPLLL
- the tm7sf3 gene encoding transmembrane 7 superfamily member 3 isoform X2, producing the protein MTVWVRSPPPLLLLLLLLLLPSMREVRAQVENRVIFLPGTFQNVSVSQNETVQAVVSRISPEAAFITLQFHTQHRNVTLSYTRLPGLGLSVTAVDSGLLSTLQPGVTSLSLFLSTLDSDTVAGTGVILPFSGADPVPGACNIEFNLDMDPNVYVHYNLYETTIRFAPANLGYERGDTPPPCDESTEPTTRWRLHYDIYQYFLPENDLLESSLFSGIQAMADTQGMMENGKWVLTLLSTDMSMAVFNSIPGQGVIYSVVVRDPLLNTSASYVPVHTYACSFASTLDGCETLELFCMGFSFAAFFFFVLITRTTDLTYDLRLALSAVIGVVGGVLLVMSWWRFGSVMVCVVVVGLMLGFLIASTVLFTPLGDIEVFRNSDVVFWVTFCCFMIIVPLFFVRWPREGNIITCGVVGGYAVILAVNAYIYTSLSYITLNILKRLHNNIFSAVFTDVPFQTIDYIMITVWVVLGVSGIVLQLYRERSRPFFPPSPYLMWLQERERRRTNVLDPSHHFAPLPNRLLARARQLTRRMEPAGEHTPLLL